The following proteins are co-located in the Hydrogenophaga sp. RAC07 genome:
- a CDS encoding translocation/assembly module TamB domain-containing protein encodes MNAETPAPQHPKRTRGVWRRVALWLPVGLLGVLLSVALAAWVWAGTAGSLALAIGWGQGYMARQGQSAGTLSVAEVTGSLRNGGEIGRLQWQRDELIVQATGVRIALDNRFWLDALLARGLRLSQFDIGRLQITDRRPPTPVEPLQPITLPMAITLPWSVGELVLDGKQELSLSGLKGQYRYRPADSLWNLGVADAHQLDLENLQVAGGLYQIQAVLGAQAPMPLRVDAQGDVKATVPGGEDLVLKAIAKVTGQLAESDAALDATASITTSTSDTPVLDASARIRPWKTQPIETVNARMNRLNLAALWPQAPVTELSGTVVAQPDGDAWRAQVRLTNAVPGPADKQRLPLQSLQADLEQRGARWTLSNLDAQLGGGRVQGQGWRQTAASPLGNFQGELKASRINPAALWSSIAPAALDGTFSARAVNAESANPAIDLSAVVKPSGTQPKAGQLAGLRLRDLNLQGRWTPSPDNAALGVLDLRTLSAGMADATLDGQGQLDVGARSFDGRLALKLPGAQGDWQGRAAHAQGKGELNLALDDASRVLAWVKSLQTLPVVGPLLRAQLEAQPGLQLEGSARLGATWDGGLGVLGYPAPLTGATTPAPPRVQARLQSPRLTVTRGSPARAADPATGTAAVVGTLQTLSLANLNLQASGQPHLLDITATGQAEQGPWRGTLDTQGRLQLGSAQRPDIDSGRLDLSRLQLRATDSARKDRVVDWTLQSVAALGLRWQDARSAINLTADAGQLRLQPSFSNRVGGAPAATPATTAPMTLAWDQLSWQKGALMTRGQLTGLPLSWVDAFTTAEGAKSGPLSQAGLGGDVVFDGSWNLLLPADAATPPRLSAQLQRRSGDLSVQTDGAFDENTTSTQRLQTGIKEARLSVTTQGANVQASLRWDTERLGQATAELGTTLSPPGGDQTAWHWAPDAPLRGTITANLPQVGVWSALAPPGWRVRGTLTASATLSGTRANPLWNGTLQADQLALRSIVNGISFSRGELRATLAGERITIDRFYLQGRGGVESGGTLLASGTTEFRRVTVDGVSQRQPYINLQATATKLRVSSRADRRLTLSGQLQAELVGTALQIRGALRADSALFVLPDESTPSLGADVVVRGTETALETPGAFRVRPDVLIDIDLGDDFQVSGQGLQTRLAGKINVRSTPELPTPRVLGDVRTERGSYRAYGQRLTIENGVLRFTGPYDNPTLDITAVRPNSSQRVGVQISGTAQVPRVRLFSDPELPDSEKLAWLVLGRPASGAGAEAAVLQQAALALLAGRDGRLDGGLASALGLDELSITGSATNADGSAASAALTLGKRLSNNLYLSYERSLAGALGTVSIFYDVTRRLTVRARAGEENALDLIFTIQYD; translated from the coding sequence ATGAACGCCGAGACCCCAGCCCCGCAACACCCGAAGCGCACACGCGGCGTCTGGCGCAGGGTCGCGCTCTGGTTGCCCGTCGGGCTGCTGGGGGTCTTGCTGTCGGTGGCCCTGGCGGCGTGGGTGTGGGCCGGCACGGCAGGGTCGCTGGCGCTGGCCATCGGCTGGGGCCAGGGCTACATGGCCAGGCAAGGCCAGAGCGCGGGCACGCTCAGCGTGGCCGAGGTGACTGGCAGCCTGCGCAACGGCGGCGAGATCGGGCGGCTGCAATGGCAACGCGACGAACTCATCGTGCAGGCCACCGGCGTGCGCATCGCGCTGGACAACCGCTTCTGGCTCGACGCCCTGCTCGCGCGCGGCCTGCGCCTGTCTCAGTTCGACATCGGCCGCCTGCAGATCACCGACCGCCGCCCGCCCACACCTGTGGAGCCGCTGCAACCCATCACCCTGCCCATGGCCATCACGCTGCCGTGGTCGGTGGGCGAACTGGTGCTCGACGGCAAACAGGAACTCTCGCTCAGCGGCCTGAAGGGCCAGTACCGCTACCGACCGGCCGACAGCCTGTGGAACCTGGGGGTGGCGGACGCGCACCAGCTCGATCTGGAGAACCTGCAGGTGGCCGGCGGGCTGTACCAGATCCAGGCGGTGCTGGGCGCGCAGGCGCCGATGCCGCTGCGGGTGGACGCGCAGGGGGACGTGAAAGCCACCGTGCCCGGCGGCGAGGACCTGGTGCTCAAGGCCATCGCCAAAGTCACGGGCCAGCTCGCCGAGTCCGACGCGGCACTGGACGCCACGGCCAGCATCACCACCAGCACATCCGACACGCCGGTGCTCGACGCCTCCGCGCGCATCCGCCCCTGGAAGACCCAGCCGATCGAGACGGTCAACGCGCGCATGAACCGGCTCAACCTCGCCGCGCTCTGGCCGCAAGCGCCGGTGACCGAACTCAGCGGCACGGTGGTGGCGCAACCCGATGGCGACGCCTGGCGCGCGCAGGTGCGGCTGACCAACGCTGTGCCCGGCCCCGCGGACAAGCAGCGCCTGCCGCTGCAAAGCCTGCAGGCCGATCTGGAGCAGCGCGGCGCGCGCTGGACGCTCTCCAACCTGGACGCCCAGCTCGGCGGTGGCCGCGTGCAAGGCCAGGGCTGGCGCCAGACCGCAGCCTCACCGCTTGGGAACTTTCAGGGGGAGCTCAAGGCCAGCCGCATCAACCCCGCCGCGCTCTGGAGCAGCATCGCGCCGGCCGCGCTCGACGGCACGTTCTCTGCCCGCGCGGTCAACGCCGAATCGGCCAACCCGGCGATCGACCTCTCCGCCGTGGTCAAGCCCTCGGGCACCCAACCCAAGGCCGGCCAGCTCGCCGGCCTGCGCCTGCGCGACCTGAACCTGCAGGGCCGCTGGACACCCTCGCCCGACAATGCCGCGCTCGGCGTGCTCGACCTGCGCACGCTCAGCGCCGGCATGGCGGACGCCACGCTGGACGGCCAGGGCCAACTCGATGTGGGCGCGCGCAGTTTTGACGGGCGCCTGGCGCTCAAGCTGCCGGGCGCCCAGGGCGACTGGCAAGGCCGCGCGGCCCACGCGCAAGGCAAGGGCGAACTCAACCTGGCGCTGGACGACGCCTCGCGCGTGCTCGCCTGGGTGAAGAGCCTGCAGACGCTGCCGGTGGTGGGCCCGCTGCTGCGCGCGCAGCTCGAGGCCCAGCCCGGCCTGCAACTGGAAGGCAGTGCCCGCCTCGGCGCCACCTGGGACGGCGGCCTGGGCGTGCTCGGCTACCCCGCGCCGTTGACCGGCGCCACCACCCCAGCTCCGCCACGTGTGCAAGCCCGTTTGCAGTCTCCACGCCTGACCGTCACCCGCGGCAGCCCAGCGCGCGCGGCCGACCCGGCCACCGGCACCGCCGCCGTGGTGGGCACGCTGCAGACGCTGAGTCTGGCCAACCTCAACCTGCAGGCCAGCGGCCAGCCGCACCTGCTCGACATCACCGCCACCGGCCAGGCCGAACAAGGCCCCTGGCGCGGCACGCTGGACACCCAGGGCCGTTTGCAGCTGGGCAGCGCGCAACGGCCCGACATCGACAGCGGACGGCTCGACCTCAGCCGCCTGCAGCTGCGCGCCACCGACAGCGCGCGCAAGGACCGCGTGGTCGACTGGACGCTGCAAAGCGTTGCCGCACTTGGACTGCGTTGGCAGGACGCGCGCAGCGCCATCAACCTGACGGCCGACGCCGGCCAGTTGCGCCTGCAACCCAGCTTCAGCAACCGCGTGGGTGGCGCACCCGCTGCCACGCCAGCCACCACCGCCCCCATGACCCTGGCCTGGGACCAGCTCAGCTGGCAAAAAGGCGCGCTGATGACACGCGGCCAGCTCACCGGCCTGCCACTCTCGTGGGTGGACGCCTTCACCACCGCCGAGGGCGCGAAGAGCGGCCCGCTGAGCCAGGCCGGCCTGGGCGGTGACGTGGTGTTCGACGGCAGCTGGAACTTGCTCCTGCCCGCCGACGCAGCCACGCCACCGCGTCTGAGCGCACAGCTGCAGCGGCGCAGCGGCGACCTCTCGGTGCAGACCGATGGCGCGTTCGACGAGAACACCACCTCCACCCAACGCCTGCAGACCGGCATCAAAGAAGCGCGCCTGAGCGTGACCACCCAGGGCGCCAACGTGCAGGCCAGCCTGCGCTGGGACACCGAGCGCCTGGGCCAGGCCACCGCCGAACTCGGCACCACGCTGAGCCCACCCGGCGGCGATCAGACCGCCTGGCACTGGGCGCCCGATGCACCGCTGCGCGGCACGATCACCGCCAACCTGCCGCAGGTGGGCGTGTGGTCGGCTCTCGCGCCACCGGGTTGGCGCGTGCGCGGCACGTTGACCGCCAGCGCCACGCTCAGTGGCACACGTGCCAATCCGCTGTGGAACGGCACGCTGCAGGCCGACCAGCTGGCGCTGCGCTCCATCGTCAACGGCATCTCGTTCTCGCGCGGTGAGCTGCGCGCCACACTGGCCGGCGAACGCATCACCATCGACCGCTTCTACCTGCAAGGGCGCGGCGGTGTGGAAAGCGGCGGCACGCTGCTGGCCAGCGGCACCACCGAGTTCCGCCGGGTCACGGTGGACGGCGTGAGCCAGCGCCAGCCCTACATCAACCTGCAGGCCACGGCCACCAAACTGCGTGTGTCCTCGCGCGCCGACCGGCGCCTCACGCTGTCGGGCCAGTTGCAGGCCGAGCTGGTGGGCACGGCACTGCAGATCCGAGGCGCGCTGCGGGCCGACTCCGCGCTGTTTGTATTGCCCGACGAGTCCACCCCCAGCCTGGGCGCGGACGTGGTGGTGCGCGGCACCGAAACCGCGCTGGAGACACCGGGCGCCTTCCGCGTGCGGCCCGACGTGTTGATCGACATCGACCTCGGTGACGATTTTCAGGTGAGCGGCCAGGGCCTGCAGACGCGGCTGGCCGGCAAGATCAATGTGCGCAGCACGCCCGAGCTGCCCACGCCACGCGTGCTGGGCGACGTGCGCACCGAGCGCGGCTCCTACCGCGCCTACGGCCAGCGACTCACCATTGAAAACGGTGTGCTGCGTTTCACCGGACCGTACGACAACCCCACGCTGGACATCACCGCGGTGCGACCCAACAGCAGCCAGCGTGTGGGGGTGCAGATCAGCGGCACCGCGCAGGTTCCGCGCGTGCGCCTGTTCTCCGACCCCGAATTGCCCGACAGCGAAAAACTCGCCTGGCTGGTGCTGGGCCGCCCGGCCAGCGGCGCGGGGGCCGAGGCCGCCGTGTTGCAGCAAGCGGCGCTGGCACTGCTGGCGGGGCGTGATGGCCGGCTCGACGGCGGCCTGGCCAGCGCGCTCGGCCTGGACGAACTCTCGATTACCGGCAGCGCCACCAACGCCGACGGCTCAGCCGCCTCGGCCGCGCTCACGCTGGGCAAGCGCCTGTCCAACAACCTCTACCTCAGCTACGAGCGCAGCCTGGCCGGAGCGCTGGGCACGGTCAGCATCTTCTACGACGTGACTCGACGGCTCACGGTGCGCGCGCGGGCCGGTGAAGAGAACGCACTCGACCTCATCTTCACCATTCAGTACGACTGA
- a CDS encoding autotransporter assembly complex protein TamA: MEAPVAPAASALQDAVDAADADAPAAPTPRDRTTPRTPRPPAEPRFEIDLQAPDEVREFLLRHLELQRFRLLRNLDANELTRLLAAAPANLRELLATLGYFSPVVDVIGPPALTVAADAAATNGTSNRPLGTVTIRVSPGPITRVASVNVSFVGDIATAPEASEQRDTIQREVSVMQGLPFSQSDWDRTKDAALRALIARRYPAGRVQNSLADIDADNRQANLYIELDSGRAFQMGEVVVEGAQRYDKVTVERLVRLSGVVPGSDYDLARLQAAQQRLIESGYYDSAFVFVEPSMDGESLPVKVQLRESLRQKLVLGVGGSTDSGARLSIEHTHHSVPGIGWRAVSALKVERVDQLASTDWSSPPSNDGWRWIAGGRWLQEQDDFNITTSQRLRAGQSQIGIEYDRSFYLQYDRASVFNEATQTLRTAEANSSITANYAWTRRRFDDPISPNSGHGLAVELGVGYTLGTTRLPFTRTQARWLGYWPLGDRSPPPEAKPGEARELKVLNNRTNQGRLALRVEGGAVLAKRSAAIPDTQLFLTGGDATVRGYGLRDIGVRQPDGSVLPGRYKGVVSLEWQRPIFNANGRSPVESVLFIDGGAVADRAGDLKPLWGVGTGVRYNSPVGPLQLDLAYGLETKRLRLHLNVGFTF; this comes from the coding sequence GTGGAAGCGCCTGTGGCACCCGCGGCCAGCGCCTTGCAGGATGCGGTGGATGCGGCCGATGCCGATGCGCCTGCGGCACCCACCCCCCGCGACCGCACCACCCCCCGGACACCCCGTCCCCCAGCCGAGCCCCGCTTCGAAATCGACCTGCAGGCGCCCGACGAGGTGCGTGAGTTCTTGCTGCGCCACCTCGAACTGCAGCGCTTTCGCCTGCTGCGCAACCTCGACGCCAACGAACTCACCCGGTTGCTGGCCGCGGCCCCCGCCAACCTGCGCGAACTGCTGGCCACGCTGGGCTATTTTTCGCCGGTGGTGGACGTGATCGGGCCGCCTGCCCTGACCGTGGCTGCCGATGCCGCTGCCACCAATGGCACCAGCAACCGCCCCCTGGGCACGGTGACCATCCGCGTCTCGCCCGGCCCGATCACCCGGGTGGCCTCGGTGAACGTGTCCTTTGTGGGCGACATCGCCACCGCGCCCGAGGCCAGCGAGCAGCGCGACACGATCCAGCGCGAGGTGAGCGTGATGCAGGGCCTGCCGTTTTCGCAGAGCGACTGGGACCGCACCAAGGACGCAGCGCTGCGCGCGCTGATCGCACGGCGCTATCCCGCAGGCCGGGTGCAGAACAGCCTGGCCGACATCGACGCCGACAACCGCCAGGCCAACCTCTACATCGAACTCGACTCGGGCCGCGCCTTCCAGATGGGCGAGGTGGTGGTGGAAGGCGCGCAGCGCTACGACAAGGTCACGGTGGAACGGCTGGTGCGCCTGTCGGGCGTGGTGCCGGGCAGCGACTACGACCTGGCCCGCTTGCAGGCCGCGCAGCAGCGCCTGATCGAGAGCGGTTACTACGACTCGGCCTTCGTGTTCGTGGAGCCCAGCATGGACGGCGAGTCCCTCCCGGTGAAGGTGCAGCTGCGCGAGAGCCTGCGCCAGAAGCTGGTGCTCGGTGTGGGTGGCAGCACCGACAGCGGTGCGCGGCTGTCGATCGAGCACACGCACCACAGCGTGCCGGGCATCGGCTGGCGCGCGGTGAGTGCGCTCAAGGTCGAGCGCGTGGACCAGCTTGCCAGCACCGACTGGAGCTCTCCGCCCAGCAACGACGGCTGGCGCTGGATTGCCGGCGGTCGCTGGCTGCAGGAGCAGGATGACTTCAACATCACCACCAGCCAGCGGCTGCGCGCGGGCCAGTCGCAAATCGGCATCGAATACGACCGCAGTTTCTATTTGCAGTACGACCGCGCCAGTGTGTTCAACGAAGCCACGCAGACCCTGCGCACGGCCGAGGCGAACTCGTCGATCACCGCCAACTACGCCTGGACGCGCCGCCGCTTTGACGACCCGATTTCGCCCAACTCGGGCCACGGCCTGGCGGTGGAGCTGGGTGTGGGCTACACGCTGGGCACCACCCGCCTGCCCTTCACCCGCACGCAGGCGCGCTGGCTGGGTTACTGGCCGCTGGGCGACCGCTCGCCCCCACCCGAGGCCAAGCCGGGTGAAGCGCGCGAACTGAAGGTGTTGAACAACCGCACCAACCAGGGCCGCCTCGCGCTGCGCGTGGAAGGCGGCGCGGTGCTGGCCAAGCGCAGCGCCGCCATTCCCGACACCCAGCTGTTCCTCACCGGAGGAGACGCCACCGTGCGCGGCTACGGCCTGCGCGACATCGGCGTGCGCCAGCCGGACGGCAGCGTGCTGCCCGGGCGCTACAAGGGCGTGGTCAGCCTGGAGTGGCAGCGCCCGATCTTCAACGCCAACGGCCGCTCGCCGGTGGAAAGCGTGCTGTTCATCGACGGCGGCGCCGTGGCCGACCGCGCGGGCGACCTCAAACCCCTGTGGGGCGTGGGCACCGGCGTGCGCTACAACAGCCCGGTGGGTCCGCTGCAGCTGGACCTGGCCTACGGGCTGGAAACCAAACGCCTGCGCCTGCACCTGAACGTCGGCTTCACTTTCTGA
- a CDS encoding vWA domain-containing protein yields the protein MLIDFFYTLRSAKLPVSVKEYLMLLEALQADVVGPRNPDACSMDDFYFLARTALVKDEKHYDKFDRAFAAYFKGVEMIADFTKPIPADWLRQEMERILSEEQKANAPKMDWDELMETLKKRLEEQKERHEGGSKWIGTGGTSPFGNSGQNPQGVRIGGKGGNKSGVKVWEQRAYRDYDDTQELGTRNIKVALRRLRKFAREGNEFELDLPDTIRATAANAGYLDIKMIPERHNNVKVLLLMDVGGTMDEHIQRVEELFSAVKGEFKHLDFYYFHNCVYDFMWKNNRRRYAEKFPTWDIIRKYNKDYKLIFVGDATMSPYEILQPGGSVEYNNEEAGAEWLQRLTHAFPKYAWINPEPQGVWQYRQSISVVQQLMSQRMFPLTLKGLEDTMRLLSK from the coding sequence ATGCTGATCGACTTCTTCTACACCCTGCGTTCGGCCAAGCTGCCGGTCTCCGTCAAGGAGTACCTGATGCTGCTGGAAGCGTTGCAGGCCGACGTTGTCGGGCCGCGCAACCCCGATGCCTGCAGCATGGACGACTTCTACTTCCTGGCGCGCACGGCGCTGGTGAAGGACGAGAAGCACTACGACAAGTTCGACCGCGCTTTCGCCGCCTACTTCAAGGGCGTGGAGATGATCGCGGACTTCACCAAGCCCATCCCGGCCGACTGGTTGCGCCAGGAGATGGAGCGCATCCTGTCCGAGGAGCAGAAGGCCAACGCGCCCAAGATGGACTGGGACGAGCTCATGGAGACGCTGAAGAAGCGGCTCGAAGAGCAGAAGGAGCGCCACGAAGGTGGCAGCAAGTGGATCGGCACCGGTGGCACCTCGCCGTTCGGCAACAGCGGGCAGAACCCGCAAGGTGTGCGCATCGGCGGCAAGGGCGGCAACAAGAGCGGTGTGAAGGTCTGGGAGCAGCGCGCCTACCGCGACTACGACGACACACAGGAACTCGGCACACGCAACATCAAGGTGGCGCTGCGCCGCCTGCGCAAGTTCGCGCGCGAGGGCAACGAGTTCGAGCTGGACCTGCCCGACACCATCCGCGCCACGGCGGCGAACGCCGGCTACCTGGACATCAAGATGATCCCGGAGCGGCACAACAACGTGAAGGTGCTGCTGCTCATGGACGTGGGCGGCACCATGGACGAACACATCCAGCGGGTGGAGGAGCTGTTTTCGGCCGTCAAGGGCGAATTCAAGCACCTCGATTTTTATTACTTCCACAACTGCGTCTACGACTTCATGTGGAAGAACAACCGCCGCCGCTACGCCGAGAAGTTCCCCACCTGGGACATCATCCGCAAGTACAACAAGGACTACAAGCTGATCTTCGTGGGCGACGCGACCATGAGTCCTTACGAAATATTGCAACCTGGCGGCAGCGTGGAATACAACAACGAGGAGGCCGGCGCCGAGTGGTTGCAGCGCCTCACGCACGCATTTCCCAAATATGCATGGATCAATCCGGAACCTCAGGGCGTGTGGCAGTATCGACAGAGCATCAGCGTGGTCCAGCAACTCATGAGCCAGCGCATGTTCCCGCTGACCTTGAAGGGGCTGGAAGACACGATGAGATTGCTCTCCAAATAA
- a CDS encoding type II toxin-antitoxin system VapC family toxin has product MKYLLDTDTVSHLIRGSSETLIKRATKLGADEAGISVVTRGELAYGAALKPLKAQLRDTFDRILGALNVLPLGAEVAIHYGEIRAALRAAGQPIGPNDLWIAAHARALKLTLITHNVREFQRVPGLKVEDWL; this is encoded by the coding sequence ATGAAATACCTGTTGGACACCGACACCGTCAGCCACCTCATCCGGGGCTCAAGCGAGACCTTGATCAAGCGGGCGACCAAACTGGGTGCTGACGAAGCGGGGATTTCCGTGGTCACCCGCGGGGAATTGGCCTACGGGGCCGCCCTTAAACCGCTGAAGGCCCAGTTGCGCGACACGTTCGATCGCATCCTTGGCGCACTGAACGTGCTGCCGCTCGGTGCCGAGGTTGCGATCCACTACGGCGAGATCCGGGCGGCGCTGCGCGCAGCGGGGCAACCCATCGGCCCGAACGACCTGTGGATAGCGGCCCACGCGCGCGCGCTCAAGCTCACGCTCATCACCCACAACGTCCGGGAATTCCAGCGCGTGCCCGGCCTCAAGGTCGAGGACTGGCTCTGA
- a CDS encoding antitoxin, with translation MNKPLKAEQLAMPSQFTTVFTSGNSQAVRLPKAFRFNDKTVEILRRGDEVILRPRRPTLREVMADLPPLSKEEAAQWDAVMAEVRADQGELRELDWSWLSSDEPTPTRPSSRRSATAKKSPSTKVAGKRRS, from the coding sequence ATGAACAAACCCCTGAAAGCTGAGCAATTGGCCATGCCCAGCCAGTTCACGACCGTTTTCACCTCCGGCAACAGCCAGGCAGTGCGCCTGCCCAAGGCATTTCGCTTCAACGACAAGACGGTGGAAATCCTGCGTCGCGGAGACGAAGTGATTCTGCGCCCGCGCCGACCCACGCTGCGCGAGGTCATGGCCGACTTGCCGCCACTCAGCAAGGAAGAAGCAGCCCAGTGGGACGCCGTGATGGCCGAGGTTCGCGCCGATCAGGGCGAGCTCCGGGAGCTCGATTGGTCATGGCTGTCCAGCGACGAACCAACGCCAACACGCCCATCGTCTCGTCGCTCAGCGACGGCCAAAAAATCCCCAAGCACCAAAGTGGCCGGGAAGCGCCGGTCATGA
- a CDS encoding GNAT family N-acetyltransferase has translation MAFVEPVTLRNNGIALVPLSLDHEPGLSAAAADGELWKLRITSVPEPQETRSYIETALKMREEGHRFAFAVTEEASGKVLGSTSFHDILPAVKRVEIGYTWYAKSAQRSHVNTTCKLLMMGHAFDTLGCHVVGWRTDNFNFASQQAIERLGAKKDGVIRGHALRRDGTIRDTVMYSMRAGEWPEAKAQLQYLLDRHA, from the coding sequence ATGGCCTTCGTCGAACCCGTCACCCTGCGCAACAACGGCATTGCCCTGGTCCCGCTCTCGCTGGACCACGAACCAGGCCTCAGCGCGGCTGCCGCCGACGGCGAGTTGTGGAAGCTGCGCATCACCTCGGTGCCCGAGCCCCAGGAGACACGCAGCTACATCGAGACCGCGCTGAAGATGCGCGAAGAGGGCCACCGTTTCGCATTTGCCGTGACCGAAGAAGCCTCCGGCAAAGTGCTCGGCAGCACCAGCTTCCACGACATCCTGCCGGCGGTGAAACGCGTGGAGATCGGCTACACCTGGTACGCCAAAAGCGCGCAGCGCAGCCATGTGAACACCACCTGCAAGCTGCTCATGATGGGCCACGCCTTCGACACCCTGGGCTGCCATGTGGTGGGCTGGCGCACCGACAACTTCAACTTCGCGTCGCAACAAGCCATTGAGCGGCTCGGTGCGAAAAAAGACGGCGTCATCCGCGGCCACGCCCTGCGCCGCGACGGCACCATCCGCGACACGGTGATGTACAGCATGCGCGCGGGTGAGTGGCCGGAGGCGAAGGCGCAGTTGCAGTACCTGCTCGACCGACACGCATAG
- a CDS encoding AAA family ATPase, with protein MKFQGSENYVATQDLMLAVNAAITLKRPLLVKGEPGTGKTMLAEEVSTALKLPLLQWHIKSTTKAQQGLYEYDAVSRLRDSQLGEEKVKDIHNYILKGVLWQAFTADEPVALLIDEIDKADIEFPNDLLRELDRMEFYCYETRELVRAKHRPLVFITSNNEKELPDAFLRRCFFHYIKFPDAETMQRIVDVHFPSLKKELLAAAMKTFYDVRNLPGLKKKPSTSELLDWLKLLMAEDIPLEALQSADSKVSIPPLVGALLKNEQDTTLFEKLVFMNQRNR; from the coding sequence ATGAAATTCCAAGGCTCCGAGAACTACGTCGCCACGCAAGACCTGATGCTGGCTGTCAACGCCGCGATCACGCTCAAGCGTCCGCTGCTCGTGAAGGGCGAGCCGGGCACCGGCAAGACCATGCTGGCCGAAGAGGTGTCCACCGCACTCAAGCTGCCGCTGCTGCAGTGGCACATCAAGAGCACCACCAAGGCGCAGCAAGGCCTGTACGAGTACGACGCGGTGAGCCGCCTGCGCGACAGCCAGCTCGGTGAGGAAAAGGTCAAGGACATCCACAACTACATCCTCAAGGGCGTGCTGTGGCAGGCCTTCACGGCCGATGAGCCGGTGGCGCTGCTGATCGACGAGATCGACAAGGCCGACATTGAATTCCCGAACGACCTGCTGCGCGAACTCGACCGCATGGAGTTCTATTGCTACGAGACACGCGAGCTGGTGCGCGCCAAACACCGCCCGCTGGTGTTCATCACCTCCAACAACGAGAAAGAGCTGCCCGACGCGTTTTTGCGCCGCTGCTTTTTCCACTACATCAAGTTCCCCGACGCCGAGACCATGCAGCGCATCGTGGACGTGCACTTCCCCAGCCTCAAGAAAGAGCTGCTGGCTGCGGCCATGAAGACCTTCTACGACGTGCGCAACCTGCCCGGCCTGAAGAAGAAACCCAGCACCTCCGAGCTGCTCGACTGGCTCAAGCTGCTGATGGCCGAAGACATCCCGCTCGAAGCCCTGCAAAGCGCCGACAGCAAGGTCAGCATCCCGCCGCTGGTGGGCGCTTTGCTCAAGAACGAGCAGGACACGACTTTGTTTGAAAAACTGGTGTTCATGAACCAGCGCAACCGCTGA
- a CDS encoding c-type cytochrome, with the protein MTSLLSTITRTLVAAATLSAAAFSVHAQGVTGDVAAGQKKAEMCIGCHGIKGYQNSFPEIHKVPMISGQSGAYIVSALNAYKKGDRKHPTMRGIAGSLSEQDMADLAAYYASHADKAAPDAPRTASTTAAALIEKGACASCHGANFSKPIDPSYPKLAGQHPDYLFFALKAYTVEGNAVVGRSNGIMAGIAKQYSTNEMREIAKYLGSLDGEMSVVPQPRFK; encoded by the coding sequence ATGACCTCACTGTTGTCCACGATCACCCGCACCCTTGTCGCCGCTGCGACGCTTTCCGCAGCCGCTTTTTCGGTTCACGCCCAGGGTGTCACCGGTGATGTGGCAGCCGGTCAGAAGAAGGCCGAGATGTGCATCGGCTGCCATGGCATCAAGGGATACCAGAACAGCTTCCCCGAAATCCACAAGGTGCCCATGATCTCGGGCCAGTCGGGCGCGTACATCGTTTCCGCCCTCAATGCCTACAAAAAGGGCGACCGCAAGCACCCCACCATGCGCGGCATCGCGGGTTCGCTGAGCGAGCAGGACATGGCCGATCTGGCCGCCTACTACGCCTCGCACGCCGACAAGGCCGCCCCGGACGCACCACGCACCGCCAGCACCACCGCTGCCGCCCTGATCGAAAAGGGCGCCTGCGCCTCCTGCCACGGTGCCAACTTCAGCAAGCCGATCGACCCCAGCTACCCCAAGCTGGCCGGCCAGCACCCCGACTACCTCTTCTTCGCGCTCAAGGCCTACACGGTCGAGGGCAACGCGGTGGTGGGTCGCTCCAACGGCATCATGGCCGGCATCGCCAAGCAGTACTCCACCAACGAGATGCGCGAGATTGCCAAATACCTGGGTTCGCTCGATGGCGAGATGAGCGTCGTGCCCCAGCCGCGCTTCAAGTAA
- a CDS encoding DUF1841 family protein: MFNPTQADVRRFFCAVHAKTLQQQPMEAIETLASQWIAEHPEYHAELSDVEAALARIGEPDTDRDNPFLHLSMHLSISEQCSIDQPPGIRQAVELLTARRDDLHSAHHEVMECLGTMLWESQRAGRPPDGQAYIDQVRRRATKD, translated from the coding sequence ATGTTCAATCCGACCCAAGCCGACGTGCGCCGCTTCTTCTGCGCGGTGCACGCCAAGACCTTGCAGCAGCAGCCGATGGAGGCCATCGAAACACTGGCCAGCCAGTGGATCGCCGAGCACCCCGAGTACCACGCCGAGCTGAGCGATGTGGAGGCCGCGCTGGCGCGCATCGGCGAGCCCGACACCGACCGGGACAACCCGTTTCTGCATCTGTCCATGCACTTGTCGATCAGCGAACAATGCAGCATCGACCAGCCTCCCGGCATCCGGCAAGCGGTGGAGTTGCTCACCGCGCGCCGCGATGACCTGCACAGCGCGCACCACGAGGTGATGGAGTGCCTGGGCACCATGCTGTGGGAGAGCCAGCGCGCCGGGCGGCCACCGGACGGTCAGGCCTACATCGACCAGGTGCGCCGACGGGCGACGAAAGACTGA